The following nucleotide sequence is from Basilea psittacipulmonis DSM 24701.
TCAACAGGCGGTGGTGCAGAGGTACCTGGCCCCATTGCATCAGGTGGAGGACCTTTAGGTAATAAGGCGACTGGCAAGGAAATCTGCACATCGCCGTCTTCGCCGACTTGGGTCGTGATGGTAACGGGTGCAGGACTACTCAACGGTTCAACCGACATTCTTTCTTGACGAACATTATCGTAAACATCTTTTAAATCACGATTAGGAATGTTTTTGTTAATCGACAAGCTTGTAAACATAACTTGTTCAATCATACTACCATCCACACTCATTCGCTTAAATTTCAACAACAACTGATGTTTAGGTTCGACACAAATATTAAAATAATTTCTATCTTCAAAAACAGGTTTGATGTTATACGACACACAGTCCACCCCTGCCACACGATCCTTGGCATTAGGGTCTGTCTCTATCTGGTAATATTTGCTAATGTTTTTAGGATCAGAGACCAAAATACGAGGAAATTGGTTAGGTCTGGGCGGGATTTTCGCGGTACGTTCTTTGGCATCGGTAATCACGCAGTACAACTGATCATTACGTCTCAAGAACTCACGTTTACGACCGTCTAGAACTTGGGCATATTCTTTAATACCCTCACCATCCACAATATGAACGACTTTAGTTGACGTCACTCTTGGGCCACTTTGCCATGTGTAAACACCGCTATAATCAGTGTGTTCCGCCGCTTTTTGGACCCCAATCAAAAACTTCGCCAACTCATCATTCAGGGCGTTAATATTTACTTTTTCAAAATCAGTGAGGTTTTTGGTATCAAAACTTGGTTTTCCAATGACCAATAACTCATCAGGCAAAGGCATGGTATTGGCACTTAACACACTACTACCTAACATGCCCAAACCCAAGACAAGCCATCTTGCTGCTGTCATACTACTTCACCCCATCCATTAGCCGTCAAATGCGTTAGGATTACTGCCTACCGCCTGATAGTGTTCTTTAAGATATTCTTGGTAATCTTGTTGCTGACGTTTAATCGCCTCATCAGAAGCTCTTTCCGTGCTAGCCACGATACGATCATTCAAACTATCACGTTCTGGCCAAGCAAAATACATAATGCCACCCACGACAAACGCGGTCGCAAAGGCCCCCACCGCTCTTTTCAACCAAACATGACGCGGTACAAAAGCTTTCGGTTCTTTTGCGATTCTATCGTGAACGCTAGCGACAAACTCAAGCGTATCCAAACATTTCATACTCGGGTCTTTGACCAACTGATCAATCATCAGATAAGTTCGCCAAACCTCTTGACCTTCTTGACTACAGAGTTTATCAAAGCTGATCTTTGGCTCTTCACCATCTATAAAAGCAGATATTTTTTCAGCATCTGCATCACGTTTAAACTCTATGTGCATATGACTTACCTAATTTTATAATCAACCAAATGTTGAATATGCTGAGCAATACTTTCTCTTGCTCTGAATATTCTTGAACGGACAGTACCAATGGGCGTTTGGGTTACTTCGGCAATATCCTCATAACTTAATTCATCCCTTGTTCTAAGCAAAAAAGCCGTACGCAGATGTTCTGGCAAGGCTTCTATCGCCTTATTCATCTCGGCCACTAATTCTTCATGAATCAGCTCAGACTCGGGTGTCCTTTCATCTATATGACTCTCGTCTTCCGTAAAAGTTTCATCTTCTGGTCCAATGACATCAGAAGTAAGTTGAAAATTTTGTTGTTTCAGCCATGTCTTGGCTGTATTGACCGCAATTCGATATAGCCAAGTATAAAAATTACTATCGCCTCGAAAATTGGGAATAAAACGGTAAGCTTTGAAAAAAACCTCTTGGGCCACCTCTTCTACCACAGCAGGCTGTTTGATCAAACGTGAAATAAGATTCTTAACGCGACTTTGGTACTTAATCACTAATAGATCAAAGGCGCGGTTGTCTCCAGATTGGACTTTTTTGACTAATTCTAAATCGGTATCTATATGTCCCATACCCCTATTTCCTCTTTGCGTTTTTGGGCATCGTACATCGCAAATTCAGCCACTATTCTTAATAAACGCCATTCATCAGCTTGGTAATTCCATCGCCAAAAACTATTCGTCCCTTCTTCATGTCTTATCCAAATAAGCGGTCCCAAACAAAACGACTGTTTGATCATGACTTTTTTAAAATTTCCTTGATGATAAGCATAAAGATGGTAATCGCGACTGATTACCCAGCGATAAAATGGGCATCGACAAAGCAAATAATGCACGAAAATAGTAGTAATAAAAAAAGCACCCATGCCTAACCAATAGCATAACACTAAAGATCCCAGTACGGATGCTTCTATAAATTTACTGATATATAAATGTTCTGGCACGGTCAAACGCCAGATCGGATATTGCGACTGGGTTGACATAGCTAAAAACCTTTATAACTTCTTAACAATCATCGAACCATTTGTGCCACCAAACCCGAATGAATTAGATAAAGCATAATCTATCTTCAAGTTTCTAGCTTCGTTCGCACAATAATCCAGATCACATTCAGGATCTTGGTTAAAGATATTGATAGTTGGTGGAGAAATCTGATGATGAACCGCAAGCGTGGTAAATACGGCTTCAATACCACCAGCAGCTCCCAACAAATGTCCTGTCATGGATTTAGTAGAGTTCACGACTGTTTTATAAGCATGATCGCCTAATGCTAATTTCAAAGCATTTGACTCATTCTTATCTCCCAAAGGAGTCGATGTACCGTGAGCATTCACATACTGAATCTGATCAGCATTAATACCTGCATCACGCAAAGCATTACGAATACCTCTAGCTGGACCATCTGCATTTGGGGCTGTAATATGATGAGCATCTGAACTCATTCCGTAGCCAACAAACTCACCGTAAATACGAGCACCGCGTTTTACCGCATGTTCATATTCTTCTAAAACCAGCACACCTGCACCTTCACCCAATACAAAGCCATCACGATCTTTGTCCCATGGACGAGAAGCTGTCGCTGGATCATCATTTCTACGAGATAAGGCGTGCATAGCAGCAAACCCACCAATTCCCAAAGGAGACACGGTAGATTCTGCACCACCTGCGATCATCACATCTGCATCACCATAAGCAATGAGACGTGCAGCATCGCCAATTGAGTGTAAGCCTGTTGTACATGCCGATACAACAGCATAGCTTGGACCCTTGAGTCCTAAACGGATGCTCAAATGTCCTGAAATCAAATTAATCAAAGAGCCTGGTACAAAATAAGGACTGATACGGCTAGGTCCTTTATTAATGTACATTTCTTCTGTTTGTTCAATACGAGGTAAGCCACCGATACCAGAACTCACGATCGCACCGATGCGTTCTGC
It contains:
- a CDS encoding RseA family anti-sigma factor, coding for MHIEFKRDADAEKISAFIDGEEPKISFDKLCSQEGQEVWRTYLMIDQLVKDPSMKCLDTLEFVASVHDRIAKEPKAFVPRHVWLKRAVGAFATAFVVGGIMYFAWPERDSLNDRIVASTERASDEAIKRQQQDYQEYLKEHYQAVGSNPNAFDG
- a CDS encoding sigma-70 family RNA polymerase sigma factor, with amino-acid sequence MGHIDTDLELVKKVQSGDNRAFDLLVIKYQSRVKNLISRLIKQPAVVEEVAQEVFFKAYRFIPNFRGDSNFYTWLYRIAVNTAKTWLKQQNFQLTSDVIGPEDETFTEDESHIDERTPESELIHEELVAEMNKAIEALPEHLRTAFLLRTRDELSYEDIAEVTQTPIGTVRSRIFRARESIAQHIQHLVDYKIR
- the fabF gene encoding beta-ketoacyl-ACP synthase II; translated protein: MQRRVVITGLGIVSPVGNTIETAWDSIVNGRSGITNITRFDTTGFTTTIAGEVKDFDVSTYLNPKEARQMDTFIHYGIVAGLQAWADSGLEVTEENAERIGAIVSSGIGGLPRIEQTEEMYINKGPSRISPYFVPGSLINLISGHLSIRLGLKGPSYAVVSACTTGLHSIGDAARLIAYGDADVMIAGGAESTVSPLGIGGFAAMHALSRRNDDPATASRPWDKDRDGFVLGEGAGVLVLEEYEHAVKRGARIYGEFVGYGMSSDAHHITAPNADGPARGIRNALRDAGINADQIQYVNAHGTSTPLGDKNESNALKLALGDHAYKTVVNSTKSMTGHLLGAAGGIEAVFTTLAVHHQISPPTINIFNQDPECDLDYCANEARNLKIDYALSNSFGFGGTNGSMIVKKL
- a CDS encoding MucB/RseB C-terminal domain-containing protein, producing MTAARWLVLGLGMLGSSVLSANTMPLPDELLVIGKPSFDTKNLTDFEKVNINALNDELAKFLIGVQKAAEHTDYSGVYTWQSGPRVTSTKVVHIVDGEGIKEYAQVLDGRKREFLRRNDQLYCVITDAKERTAKIPPRPNQFPRILVSDPKNISKYYQIETDPNAKDRVAGVDCVSYNIKPVFEDRNYFNICVEPKHQLLLKFKRMSVDGSMIEQVMFTSLSINKNIPNRDLKDVYDNVRQERMSVEPLSSPAPVTITTQVGEDGDVQISLPVALLPKGPPPDAMGPGTSAPPPVDKKSMPKPLSDERKKEIIDSYGDSVWRIKVPAGFSIFENSPRPGGSQHLLLSDGMTTISIFMQKIQSNEIKLPPKDEMKIGVFNISRKRVDQYWVTAVGGVSNEVLEKIVNSAKYTPDSRK